TGTGAGCCGTCCTAAAAGGAGGAACTCTCAGAGGAGAGGGGTTTCCTTCCTCGGCTAAATTAGATGTTTTCGGAGGCTGCGGCTCCGCGGCAGAATAAACGTCCCTGGCGAAGCTCGGTCACGCTGGCCGGCGTCGGATGGACGTCGTGTCCGCTCTGCAGAACGTTGTTTTAACGCCAACCCTTGTGCCTTTTGTAACTCGTAGATTAAAACGGGGCACTTTCTATGTTTTTTTGCCCATTTGAGCATTACGTCAGCTAATCTTCATCacttgctttgcttttggtctTTATGCAGCTAATTGTGAGCCGTGTGAAGATGGGAAAGGTTTTGGTATTCGAAAGACTCTTAGATGATGGAAGATCATTGACGTTCGGCTTTCAGCgggctttattttgtttttttcccgcctCAAAATTGGCATCGGTAAATGTGGAAATGTCTGTTAACATTTTGGCACATCCACCAGGGCCAAATATTCACTCTTGCGTGAGTTTATTgaatgaaaaaagtagaaaagaatatttttaatgaaaaagcCAAATCACGTTATCTGAGTAATTTGCTTGAGCTTATCAATTTAGACAACACCCTGCAACATCTCAACATATGATTCTATTACAATGTGATTCAATTATCTAAAGAATTATCGCTCGGCCCGAACATCCAGCAGTAATCATAATCCAGGGTAATGATAGGTTTCATTGCACTGTAATACTGTTGTGATGCTCCAGTCATGTTGTTATTCACCGTTAAAGGAAGATTGTGGTTTTCTGCTAATATGATGTGTAAACGGAAGCTTTTTAAAAGTGTCTGAGAACAGCAGTATGAGAGCTTTGTTGTGGgatatacatttatacattccTTAGATAAGGATGAAATAAAGCCCACACTGCGTTTAGATTTCGTCGAGAATGCAAAACGTGTTCACAGCTatttcttattcttttttttttttttttaggtcataGGCGAAGGGTTGGTTTGAAGCAAAAGTACTAAAAATATTTGTACTGGCCAAAATAATTGATGTAGGAGTACATCTCTGACCTACTTTGAATGGTACAGAACACCTGAGATTTTCACAATTAGACCTTTAAAACCTGCTTACAAGAGCAAAGTACACAGGATATAAATAACTCCAATCCAGGGGCCACTGTAGCATTTGACCTCCGCGCATTACTTATTTTCCTGCAGCATTTGAAGCTTCTTGGGAGCCTTTATTTTGTACAATATTCCTTATTGTTGCCGTGTTTGCTATTGCGATGAGCGACAGCCGAGGCGGCCTCTCCTCTCCGGCGTCGGCGTCGCCTCAGCAGCTCTCCACCTTGTTTTAATTGCCTCAGAGTTAATTACTCCGGCAAGTGTGAAACAACGTTGTCAGACTTCTCCTGCACAGTTGTGCTTTTttcgctccctcctccctcccccgctgGCCAAATGGAGGCCAACGGGTGTTTTTTGTATGGGGGGCTTCCTGTGAAGTTATTCGCCGGCCTGGCAGCGCCGCCTGACATCGCCGGTCACCTGAACGCGGGAGGAATGCGCCGCGCGGTCTGCCGGCCCGCAGGAGCCGCAGCTTCCCGAGGGGGGAAACAAAGAGTCGATTTTTGAGACTCATCAATTGATCCTTTTGAaggcatctttttttctctctctaatTTGAGAAATTTAATTTCTCCCGGCGCCGGCTTTTTGGGGCGCGCGTGTCTTCACACAACGTCtgtcattgttatttttattttttagcggCGAGCGCCTCGCCGGCGTccggagcctttttttttcttcttttcttcctttcttgtcttttttttttttgtccggcTGTGCCGACGTGACGGTGAGCGAGGCCGGTCTTTTCGaggtcccctctcctcccctgccCGCCCGATTCTCCACGCCGGCGGCGTGGGGCTCCATAGATCACGGCTGTCGCGGCGCGTGTAGGTGCTTGCACCGCTCTGTTAGCCTCATCACTCATTCTCGCTCGTCAGTCAGGCTGCTGATCTCAGCCAGACCCCTCtcgctcttccctccctccctccctcccccgtcccctcgcTTCCACGCTCGCTCTCTTTTGCCttctcacacacattttttttaattaggcaAAAATCAAAGGCGAAATATGAATATTCATAAGGAAACTGAATTAATATGCACAATTATGCAAATCAGCATGCAATTAAGGCCTGTGTCTCCAGAGAGCCTGGATAGCATTAGTGCATAAGACGGGGAGAAGGGGATGATGGGGGTATTTCTGCTCCACCAGTCTTTTGGCTGCGTTTTTCCTTTGTGTCACACATCGGCCTTTTTCCTTTACCCTAAAACGTTAGTGTTCACGTTTGGGCTTTATGCTTCTTTTGTTTCGTGTTACTCCACATGTTTACGTGTGTCATCGTTATTAAATGGTTAATCGTGTGCTATTCAGTGACCGTGATGAACGCTGATGGGTACACTGAGCAGCATAATAATtcgcttatttatttattttttgaaatggTGTAACGTTGCATTCCACCTCGACTGCGACAGCGGCGGCTTTGATCAATAGTGATGCTCCCTCTCGGCGCGCGTAAGCCCACTGTGGCCACTTAAGGACGTCCGATGTTTAGAGTAGGACGCGGCGACGGGTTCCCTTGATGTCCGACATCAGGGCACTCCTACGTATCTGTCATTAGGGGATCGCTAACAATCCGTTAATCCAACCTGCTTCCTCGAGTCTTTTCATGtgtcctgcaccccccccccccccccctcgcccgtCCCGTCTTAACAATGTGTCTCCTTGCAGCAATAGACGAGCGCAGCGGCTCTGGGTCTTGGGGCTCAGCAGAACAGAACAGCCCCTCGTTCAGCCAAGGACGGGTAAGATCCAAACACGCTCTCGCACTCCTGAGCCGCACACAAATTAAAGTTTGGAGATCCAAGTATTGACACCAGATGCCGTGATATTGTCACATGCTCGCACACGTTCAGTTGATCAGTcgaccacccacacacacacacacacacacacacacacacatcctctccCCCTACCAGCACAACAGCTTAGTACCGTTTCATGCCGTGTGCCATGTTCGATTTGAAGTGGTAGTTTTACTCTCTACCTAATAACCTTGGCTCGGGATCCTGCGTTGGCAGCCTGTCTAGCAGCCCAGAACCTCTGTGGAAGCCCACCGGTAATTGCAGCCTCACATCCGCTTTAACTGTCTTGGCACAACTCTGTGTAAATACAAGGAACACGGGGTGAAATAGATGCAGCAGGCTTTGATTACCACAAgttgataattaaaaaaagtcgGCTCGAATCCCCCGAGCTGATGCGGATTTGTTTGGCATGGATCCTGTTAGTTAGACAGAAGATCCGAGGGAGGGTTCCCACTAAGACGGCCCACATAGGTGCATTAACAAGACCACTAAACACGGTTTATCATTTGAGTGTGGGTCCCGTGTTAGAGCCTGCATGATTTATATTGCATTTGTCTCCTCTTCTGAGGTtactcatgttgttgttgttgttgtgtgtctgccaTTGTCCCCCTCAGGGCTACGTTGAAGGATCCCACTACAACGAGCATGAAGGCTTGTCCTCTCCGTTCATCAGTGCGGGGGTCGCAGGTCCGTTTGACTCATTTTAAGTCGCCTTATGtggttaataaaaaaagaaatgcaaacgTGTAAAGCTCAACGCAAGTTTCCTTTCCTGTGATGGAGGATAAAATAATCACGTTGATAAAGGCCGATTTGACTGTTACGCAtactttgttttctgtgtgtgtgtgtgtgtgtgtgtgtgcgcacatgcaCGCGCCTGTGTTCATTCGTTGAGTGTTGGAGATGTTAGGGCACTGAAGCAGAACCTTTCCCCAGGGTTTTGTCTGGCAGGCGGCTTTCTGCAGCTGAGCGTACtgaaaaaaggggaggggggggggggggggggggcggcaaccCTGGACTTTTcgtactttaaaaataaataaacaaaaaggaagcCGTTTTTCTTAACGTCCATACGATTTCCACTTTTATCTTGCAGGTAAAAATGAGAGGCCACCATACCCTCCCTTTGTAAGCCAGGTATGTTCGCATTGCACcgcagtgatgtgtgtgtgtgtgtgtgtgtgtgagagatgaatTTATGTAATGCGCCATGTAAAGGAAACCCTGTTTTCTCACTTCTCTTTTCATGTTAAACACTTTGAATTAACTGCCATCGTTTCCCAGAAGAGAAGTGGTTTGTGCTGTGCTAGTCTACGCCCCCGTAAGTAGTTAATTGTAAAGCCCCgtttctccatctttctctcttctaTTAGCCTGGTTTCCTTCCCAGCGAAATAGCGATGCCCAGCCCGGACGCCATGTCCCCCTCCGGCCTGAAAACCGGCTCCCAGTTTTACCCGTCATACCCCACCAACCCGAGGAGAAGGCCGCCCGATGGAGGCATAGGTGATCCATCTGGACACAACCTGCTCGTTCATCTTTCTACGTTTGCTTTTATTACCTGGAATTCCCCTCGTGgtgtcttttcttcttctcgaTGGTTACAGATTACCTAGTTTCATTTAATTGTCTGCTCAAATCGTACAAATTTTATCAGCTTATTTCTTAAGTCTACGTTCGACAACTCTCTTTCCATACAAAGGTTTGTACGTGTGAATGCACAGCAACATTCATGCACGCTGATCGACATGCATGTTTTCTCTCTACTTATTGGACTTAGAGCCCAGGAAGACGTAACATTGTGAAATGTGTCTTTATACGTGTTCTTCTGTGTGTCTCTCGTTCACCTTTTCTGTTTCTCCGCCTGCTCGTATGCAGAAACCCAGCCAAAGAAGATTCGGAAACCCCCTGGCCTGCCGTCCTCGGTGAGAGCTTATTTCTGCTCGCCTTCACAGctcagttctctctctctctctctctgtctctgtctctctctctacatttagacacacacagacacactcgctGCTCTCCCCACTCTGCTTGAGCGGTTCCGTGACAGACGGGGGTAAAGAGCCTCTGTGAGCTGACAGTCGGGCAACTCGGCGCCCAGTAAACATCACCACCGAGTCTCCGCACTGCACTCGAGTGGCTTCGCGTGTTGTTGTTCACGGCCCGGTTGTCATGTAGACGAGCAATTTTATAGGATTTTGAGGTGCTTTGTCAAGTTCGGTAGCTCACCTCCTTCAGTGTTCTTGCTTGGATTTGTTGGTCTTGTGGGAAGAGTTCTGGATTTGGGTAATGACGGTTCAAGGAGGGCCGGGTGGTGGCGGCTGGTTCTAATTTGGATCCAGTTACAAGTTTGTATCCAGGATTTGTtaaagaaatacaacaaaaacaaaatgactaTTTGTATCTGGTACACAAAGCGTGTAACTTTTAAATTCGTGAAGAATCTGCTACGTTTTAACGACTTTTTAAACCCAGTTATTCTGCAGGAGTTATGACTGGAAAAGGTTTCAAGAATTGAAGTGGTATTTTGGGTGAATAAGCCATGAATGAATCCTCTCGTTGTGGGGGAAGCATTCCTATAAGGACAATGCAGAAGCCATTCGGGAAGTTGTGGCTTTTAAAGCAAGTTTGTAATCTGTAAAGTCCCTTTTTGAATATGGGTCACGGCGTCGTTATTCACAACGCATTGTTCTGCAACGGGAACGTCAAAGCTAAACGGAGTCCGTGGGATTTACGTTTGAAGCGGTTTTAACCGGATTCGACCGCGTGTTTACAAACTCTTAATTCGTGGCACGGAGTTCCATACAGAGCCTTGATACGCCGTACCAAGTGTCGCATCCTGTCAGCGGGCCCAGAACTCCCAGCAGCTGATGTGTGGGTGACGGCAGCCACACATAGCTGGAAACACCAGTCACCGTGACGTGTTTGAATATATCCTCAATGAATCTCCCCGTCGGTCCTAAAGCGACGTGAACGAGGATTCAATCAGGCAGCCGCTGCACACATCATTCCCATTTATAGATTATTTCCACTGAGTCCTGTGTGATGATCACCCGCCAGTCCGCCCGCTCGGATTCAGCTGCTGCAGATCCGGGACGAATCTGACGCCATTTGCCCAATTTGAATACCACGAAGCATTTCCCTCTGTTAAAGGCTCCTCATGGCAAACCTGATATGTCACGTCAGAAGAGGCGACCTGGTCAGTTGCTTATTAGAGATCGCTTGCTGCCGCCGCTCGATCAACGATCTGAAATGCCTCCATTGCACAAACATTTTCGGGCCACGCAGTCCTCGCGCCGCGCCGCTTCTCAGGTGACGACGGTGACCTAAAAGACGAACTGGATACGCAAACCTTTGGCTCTCCTCACTTGCGTCATCTGTTCGGCGTCTCGAATCGGTGCACAGATGTGGGAGGGCGATATTAACACTAGTTATTCACCACATTGGCCCTTTCCACAATACAATCATATTAAAATCTGTGCAACAAAAAGTTAAATGAAGACGGACTCGTGCCTATGCTGATGTTTCCTTTTGACGCACGGATGGAGCGAGTTCAAAGGATTTATGTGGCTGGCTGCGTCCAAATCACGGAGCCGTGGACGCGTAATCTGGCAGGAAATTAAGTCGAGCGTTAACAGCGTTGCGTTTGAGACAAAGATGCGACCTCGGGTGCGCGCAGACGGACCCGGCGAGCGCGCCGCTTCCCTCCGGCGTTCGCTGAAGACGCGAAGAACAACAACGCGGCATCGGCGCTCTCCTGCACCTGTGGGTGTTGTCATGTTGAAGTGGCTGCTGAAACCGCAGCGTGTGGACACTCTATCTCCGCGGTGCCGTCACCGCGGAGATAGAGTGtgaacgccgccccccccccctttttctttccactgtCTGAACCTCAGTCGCTCCCTGCAGGGTGAACGATGGCTGCGTGGTTTTGGTTGCAAGCGATGATGggacgtgtgcgtgcgtgaaccccccccccccccccctgcccctcctcccctcccccacactacgccccgcccccccgcctaCGCTTCACCACACGATGGCCTGggtgggacccccccccccccgccgcccccccccgtgagTGACCCAGTTGTGAGGCGCGGTGCTTGCGAGGCCTCTTAGCCCCGTGTCTGAGCCCAGATTAATGACTGCCGATGATGATCCTGTGGTCTCTCTCGTCCCTCCCTgcttctccaccccccccccccccccgctctttATCTTTTCTTTATCTACTTTTTGTTACTTAAATCATGTTGCCATTAGCCAGCAAATGGATACATAATGGCTGCAACGTAAAGGCCATTACGTTGCAGCTGAGCTCCTTTGGCTTCTCCAACCCACCTGTGCACTACATCCTTGCcctaaacaccccccccccccttctgcaaCAATCAAACAACACGGTGGAACTTCTCTTCTGCCCCCTAGTTGTCCAATAGACCATCACAAAACTCTTGTGGTCGGATAAAAGAAGCTCTGAGGTTAGTTTGTTAATCTTCATCTGCTGCGCGCTCCTTTGCCACAACGCCGTGTTTTTCTGGCGTCGAGACCTTTTGCACGGTCGTAACCTGAATTACATTAAACCCCCATTAGTCGAGGATTTTACCCTAGAAATCCCCTTTCTTCCAGGAGAATACAATTATCCAGCAGCACCAGTCATTGTGTGGTCCTGTTCCCATCCAGAGCAGCGGGATTCGCTCGACATTGTTCCCCGTGAAAGAACAACTCAAAGCCTATTGTTAAATGAAGCCATCTCCGTCATGTTTTTCCCCGAATGAACCGTGATCATTTTAAATCCCCTGCTTCCTTCACACTCCCCTGGCCATATCAAGCTTTGTTTAAGTCATTTAGATTACCTTCTCCTGTCCCCCTTTAACACCCCTTATCTCCCTACCCATTTCATAAATCATCAGGGCCTTCCATTTTTTCCCCTCGATTCTCCCCCATGCCCctttaccacccccccccccccctaccctctgcaatccctccctccctccctcactgactgAATCCCAgcccccatctctctccctctctccgctCCCTCTCCTCAGCCCAGCTGCCTGTGGAGTTGGATGTGGTCCAGGAACAGGCAGATGGCTCTGTAATTAGAAGTGCATCTCTCCATTCCCTTTCCACttctccctgttaaatcaaattacagaaaaaaatcCCTTCTCTGGATTAGCATTTTTTGCAGCCTAGCCTCtattctcttcctctctgccatgttgccacagaggaggagaggaaaagacgaACCGAGTGGTGTCTGATGGcgttttggggggtgggggggtgaccGACTGCTTCTTAATGTCCATCTCCGAGCGCAGAGATGTGTCACTCAAGGCCCAGCATCCATTTTTCGTTAGCAACGCGCAGGAAGGACGTGTGATCGGACTCTTCAGGGGTGCCGTTATAAAAATGTCATCACCGAATCCGGGCCTCCGGTTGACGCCACAGACAGCGTGACAGTGTTGCCGGTTCGGAGGTATTGCTGGTGGAGGCCAGAGCGTTGGCTCGCCGGCGGCATGGCATGCGTGCCAGCTGATACCGAGCGCGTTGCAGGGAGGGGCCTCGGGCCGGGCGGGGCGATGTCACTGGGGTCCCGGGAGCAAGAGGAAGTGCCCGCTGTGCGCCGGGATTCAAGCCGTCGCTGTGCCCAGCGTGGCATGGCCGCTGTGTTCTCCTCCACCGCCGGCAGACTCCCTCCTGCCATCTTGTGGCCACTTGACGCTATTGGAAAGCATATGATCCCGTGGATCGATTCCTTGTTACTTTGTCTCTCTCGTGACACTCGGGAGAAGCAAAGTGAGAATActttaaaacaatgaataaatcacCAGTCGGTAAATGTGCACGGTGAAGTATGTTGTTTTAGGAATCTCCGTCTCTCCGCTCACTGTCTGGATGTTTGTTTAGGTGTATGCTTCCACATCTGGTGACGAGTATGCGAGAGACAACGGAGGATATCCTGGTGCTAAGCCTGGAGCGGTCTACCCTTTCTATATGCAAGGTAACCTTTCACTTATATCTTAAATATCACAGGAATGAATTTGCCCCGTGGgcctattttctttttaaaagctgtCTTCACGTTTGCGAATGTGTCTCGCGTTTCACTCAGAAGACCCCTGGTCGTCCTCTGGCTACTCCGCCATGCTGGGTAACTCTCCTCACATCGGACAGCCGGGCACCTTCTCTGCAATTAACCCACAGGAAAGGATGGTGCGTTGAAACCTTCTCAgtcatttcatatttttcatttataatAATTCATTACTATTCTTCAGgaataaaaatgtactttccattGATAAAAGCACACATCATTTGAGATGCATGAACTAAAATCTCTGTTAACCATTTGGGTAATCTAAATAATGTTGAGCGGTTAATAACGTCTTGCATTTCGTAGAGTTTTCCCAGGGGTTTGTGCCTCACGAAGCTACTTGTATTCCCTTTCCAGAAGCGTCAACCCCTGCCTCTGTCCCCACAGAACTATCCGCTGCACGGCAGCGAAGTCAACGGCTTCCACCCGGCCCCCGCCGCCTACAACCACACCCCCGCCATCAACGGAGAGAGCATCATGGGTAAGGGAGTTGTATGTTAAAAGCGTTTTATTCCCCcttcttcgccccccccccacccctctcaaaaacaaatgaacacgTTATCTGATTTCTTTTATCTCTGCAGCCAACCGAGGCACCACAGCTGGCAGTTCAGGAGATGAAATTGGGAAGGCTCTTGCCTCAGTGAgttatttgttgattttttgcttttcaaaatTAGTGCAGGGCAATGaaactgtagtttttttttctcctaagtGAAAATATGTTATCTTAGGCCGATGAATTTCCATTGTGTAAGATGCATCTCCTAACAAAACGTTGAAATCGAAGCACCTAATAATTGTCTTCAGTTTTAAAGTGGGCAAGAAATTGTGACGTCAATTGTTTCTGATGGAATCTCTGACAAATGAACCGACGacagaaaaactaaataaagtaGTATTTGGCCTACTAAAAGAAAAGGTTAAAAATAACCCACTTAATCCTTATTGTATTTGCtgtgactcttttgattcttttaGTTCACATTTTCTGACAAGACATTTGCGTTGATCCCAGATAAATATCGCATGAAATAAAAACCATTCCATCACGCAGGAGAACCTGTCGTTGTGACACATTGCTCAGCAATGGTTCAGTATTGCAGGGAAAATCAATACTGTTTGCTCTGCTCGATCAATTCTTTCAGATTTACCCGTCGGACCACAACAGTAATAACTTCCCCTCCGCTCCATCTACCCCTGGATCTCCTCAGGCTATTGCAGGTGCAGTTGGGTCCTCGCGTATTTGTTGTAGGAGTGTGGATTTTGTGTGAATGTCTATGAGAAGGCAACAAGGTTTTCTCATGAAATGTTCTGTTGAGTCAGTAAAAGGCATTTAATCACCACTGGAATGtgtcatcaacacacacacacacacacacacacacaaacacatctacgtatttatacacacaccattcacattgtctttattttaacctttttaaattCGATCTTACTTTAACGTAACCCACAGCTGAGTAAATTGTGCCAATCAGAAGGTTGGTAAACTGCGATCAGGTGGTTTCATCCTGTGCTTTATTCTTACTCATGCGACCACAAATCTGGATAATAGTTAAATATCCGCCACAGAATACTGACATCAGTCCCATTGAGTTGACTCGTTCAGTTTGATTGCAACCTTGTTTTTggctcacaaaaaaacaaaacatcactGGGAATTGTTGGAGCAAAAACGATCCTCTGCGTTTTTAATGATCTCCAGCTTTAGAATGTGTCTGCAGCGCCATCTGCTGTAAAGTCATTACCTCTTCAACGTCCCCATGTTTGTCTCTGCAGGAGCTCCGTCTCAGTGGCAAAGACCAACCACGCCCAACTATGAAGGGCAAGCACACGCGCTGGTACGTGGAACCGCTGTCTGCTCCATCACAGTGGCGTTCGGCTAATTTTTATGCTTATTTCAATTAAGTGCTTCGTTAGGATCGAGGTATTTTTCAAAGACGCACTGTGCGTTAACGAGCTGTTCTTGGGACTTTCGCCGCATTGATGTCTGCGTGCTTGTCGTGGTTTTCCGAAGCAGAGTAAAATGGAGGACCGTTTGGAGGAGGCCATCCACGTCCTGCGTAGCCACGCTGTGGGTCAGGGTCTGGAGGGCGCCCCCGACATGCACAGCCTGCTGTCCGCCGTACACAACGGGGGCCTGGGGGGCCTCTCTCCCGCCTTCCCGAATGCGAGCCTCGCCCTCAGCAACAGACATCCGGCCATGGTGAGTCGGGCAGGATGCAAACTCCAAGTGTTCATTTGGGTTTTGTGGTTTAATTTTATAGCAAACATAACTTCTATCAACACGTCTGGAAGCTCCACAAGGGCCGTGTTTCCGTGCTGAAATATGGGAAGTTCCCGAAGAAACTTTGTTAGTATGGAggttaaaataatcattttttcatGCCCAAATCTGAAAAAACAACTGCTAACACAAAATGTTAAATCTTAAAACTACAGGAAATAAGAAGTAAAGTGTATTGTTTGGTTGTATAACACAAAAAATGTGGGCATATTTAGTAAATATTGGTTCTCGGCGTTGTCACTGTGGAGTTACTTTATTTTCTCTGAAGCTCCTCTTGTCTTTGACGTTGGACCAACGCAGTGGTCGGTCAGTTCTCTAGAGGCGCACTCGTGATATATCTTCATCTCGTGGTTCTCCTCCCCCGTCCGCAGGGAGGGAAACACGAGGAGCCCACAGGCCTTCCTCCCAGCAGCACCCTCCTGCACGGTCACCACGCGTCCGGCCCGACGCCACCGGTCGGCCAACCGGAAGGCTTTACCGGTAAGTCGGCCTCCATATGGTGCGACGTGCGGCAGAGCACgtccgttgttgttttttgtgaaatgtgatttttttttttttttttttccggtacaaaacaaaatgtttgatttcaGCTCGCAGAGCCTGATTGGTGATTCCGCTGGTGTGCAGACGCAGCGATCTCTGCTTGATTAGCCTTCcgtgttcacccccccccccctccacggaGAGGCCTTTTTTTCACATGTGAAATGCGTTTGTCCCCAAGGTCTCCCCGGCGGCCTGGCCCGCTCCACgcactcctccagcagctcggaCATcaaaagagaagacaaagaggacGATGAGAACTCGTCCGTTGGCGATAAATCTGATGACGAGAAGAAGGACTCCAAGGCGGCGCGCCTTCGACGGTAAGTGGTCCTGACTGTTTTCCAGTCTTTGTAGCCTGGATTTGCTGGTTTATTACTAAAGGCTTAAAAAACTCCACTATTGTATAAAGGCATGGGGGGAAAGAAATGTGGAGATTTGCCTTGACGCCGTTGGCCGAGTGTGAAAATATTGAAGAACCTTTCATGTATCTGCTGCAAGGTTCCAGATGTCAGCTGTAAAATGTGTCGGGCCGTGTGATTGATCGTAGTCCTGTGTGCCCCACCTATGCCCCAGACTTTGGTAGGCGTTTAACTGATGTTGAAATCCCCCTTCCCTTCATGTCACGTTTTCAGAAAGGAGGCGTTGACCCTCCAGATGCTCTCTAGCCTATCAGACCAGAAAGATGAGTAAGTGTCTCCAATAGAGGCTCAGTTTCTTGTGCTTTGTGGACTCCTGCCACACGGCGTAAAAAGCACACGTTCATGGAAGTGGTGTCTCAAATCTGACTGAAACATTGTGaaaaaactgacatttttgAAATGCATTGTACATCACTACCAttcaatatttctttatttgtgctgcaaacaaatgaagagatttacattttttaaatgtaaatgggaGTCTGCAGCTTGTGGTGCCttcccttttattttaaacacagcagcacaTAATGCTACAATGTGGAGGATCATGAACTTTGATTTAATGAGAAGCAGATGCTGCTTCTTGGATATATGTTTTTTCGATATTTAATTTTATAcatgtgtgcatttaacaaactATTTTTAGTGCATCCATTCAGTACAGAGTTCAACTGTGCGTGCACAGCTATTCATGCTGGACTTAAGCAGACGAATCCCCTTCACGTGAACACACCAGCGTTTGTTTGTCCGTAAACGTCCTCTCGCCCTCGGCctgatttgttttgttcttcaCATTCAAGTAGTTTAGACGAAGATGACGAGGACCTGCCCCCCGAGGTGAAGTTGGAACGTGAGAAGGAACGGCGAGTGGCTAACAATGCCCGCGAGCGCCTCAGAGTACGGGACATCAACGAGGCGTTCAAGGAGCTCGGGAGGATGTGCCAGCTGCACCTAAGCCACGACAAACCTCAGACCAAACTTCTCATCCTGCACCAGGCCGTCAACGTCATCCTTAATTTAGAACAGCAAGTCAGAGGTCAGTGCGCAGGCGGCCCGTGGCGGATGGGAAGCACGGCCGTGTTTACCTCCCGTTAAATAAACCGTCACTCTTTGTATTGAGAGGCcctgtttctgttttctctccctcctgtcaGAGCGCAACCTTAACCCCAAGGCAGCATGTTT
This Gasterosteus aculeatus chromosome 8, fGasAcu3.hap1.1, whole genome shotgun sequence DNA region includes the following protein-coding sequences:
- the tcf3b gene encoding transcription factor 3b isoform X16, producing the protein MTLASSQFQGSAIDERSGSGSWGSAEQNSPSFSQGRGYVEGSHYNEHEGLSSPFISAGVAGKNERPPYPPFVSQPGFLPSEIAMPSPDAMSPSGLKTGSQFYPSYPTNPRRRPPDGGIETQPKKIRKPPGLPSSVYASTSGDEYARDNGGYPGAKPGAVYPFYMQEDPWSSSGYSAMLGNSPHIGQPGTFSAINPQERMNYPLHGSEVNGFHPAPAAYNHTPAINGESIMANRGTTAGSSGDEIGKALASIYPSDHNSNNFPSAPSTPGSPQAIAGAPSQWQRPTTPNYEGQAHALSKMEDRLEEAIHVLRSHAVGQGLEGAPDMHSLLSAVHNGGLGGLSPAFPNASLALSNRHPAMGGKHEEPTGLPPSSTLLHGHHASGPTPPVGQPEGFTGLPGGLARSTHSSSSSDIKREDKEDDENSSVGDKSDDEKKDSKAARLRRLDEDDEDLPPEVKLEREKERRVANNARERLRVRDINEAFKELGRMCQLHLSHDKPQTKLLILHQAVNVILNLEQQVRERNLNPKAACLKRREEEKVSGVVGDAPMQLSGGHPSMGGDGHNPVGHM
- the tcf3b gene encoding transcription factor 3b isoform X3, with product MTLASSQFQGSAIDERSGSGSWGSAEQNSPSFSQGRGYVEGSHYNEHEGLSSPFISAGVAGKNERPPYPPFVSQPGFLPSEIAMPSPDAMSPSGLKTGSQFYPSYPTNPRRRPPDGGIETQPKKIRKPPGLPSSVYASTSGDEYARDNGGYPGAKPGAVYPFYMQEDPWSSSGYSAMLGNSPHIGQPGTFSAINPQERMKRQPLPLSPQNYPLHGSEVNGFHPAPAAYNHTPAINGESIMANRGTTAGSSGDEIGKALASIYPSDHNSNNFPSAPSTPGSPQAIAGAPSQWQRPTTPNYEGQAHALQSKMEDRLEEAIHVLRSHAVGQGLEGAPDMHSLLSAVHNGGLGGLSPAFPNASLALSNRHPAMGGKHEEPTGLPPSSTLLHGHHASGPTPPVGQPEGFTGLPGGLARSTHSSSSSDIKREDKEDDENSSVGDKSDDEKKDSKAARLRRKEALTLQMLSSLSDQKDDLDEDDEDLPPEVKLEREKERRVANNARERLRVRDINEAFKELGRMCQLHLSHDKPQTKLLILHQAVNVILNLEQQVRERNLNPKAACLKRREEEKVSGVVGDAPMQLSGGHPSMGGDGHNPVGHM
- the tcf3b gene encoding transcription factor 3b isoform X14; translation: MTLASSQFQGSAIDERSGSGSWGSAEQNSPSFSQGRGYVEGSHYNEHEGLSSPFISAGVAGKNERPPYPPFVSQPGFLPSEIAMPSPDAMSPSGLKTGSQFYPSYPTNPRRRPPDGGIETQPKKIRKPPGLPSSVYASTSGDEYARDNGGYPGAKPGAVYPFYMQEDPWSSSGYSAMLGNSPHIGQPGTFSAINPQERMNYPLHGSEVNGFHPAPAAYNHTPAINGESIMANRGTTAGSSGDEIGKALASIYPSDHNSNNFPSAPSTPGSPQAIAGAPSQWQRPTTPNYEGQAHALSKMEDRLEEAIHVLRSHAVGQGLEGAPDMHSLLSAVHNGGLGGLSPAFPNASLALSNRHPAMGGKHEEPTGLPPSSTLLHGHHASGPTPPVGQPEGFTGLPGGLARSTHSSSSSDIKREDKEDDENSSVGDKSDDEKKDSKAARLRRSLDEDDEDLPPEVKLEREKERRVANNARERLRVRDINEAFKELGRMCQLHLSHDKPQTKLLILHQAVNVILNLEQQVRERNLNPKAACLKRREEEKVSGVVGDAPMQLSGGHPSMGGDGHNPVGHM